CGGTCACCGTATACTGGATGGCGATAACCTTGTGGTCCTGGCTGAAGACGTACCGGCTCCAGAAGCTTCGGGGCTCCGGGCCAATGCGGTGGTCATGGTAACCGGGAAACTCCATGGCTCCTCCTTACCGGCCCAGGGACTGGGCCACGCTGGGCTGGGTCTTAATCCAGGCCTGAAACTCTTCAGGCTTCATTACCAGGACCTGGCCCAGCATGCGGGCATGGCCTATGCCGCAGTACTCGGCGCAGACCACTTGGAACTGGCCGAGGGCGGTGGGGGTGAACCAGATGCGGGTTACCATGCCCGGGACCACGTCCATCTTGATCCGGAACTCGGGAACGTAGAAGCTGTGGATGACGTCGTTGGCCCGGAGGAGGAGTAGGACGGGTTCGCCCAAGGGGAGCCGCAAGGGACCCCCGATGACCAGGATGTCGTCCCGGGCGGAGGGATCCTCGAGGTCCAAGCCAAAGGGGTTGGCGGGAGAAGCTTTCTGGATGGACGTCCTTCCTAGCTTCCCGTCCGGTCCCGGATAACGGTAGCTCCAAAGCCACTGCTGGGCAAGGACTTCTACCGTGAAGGTTTCCTTTGGGGGGTGGACCAGGTGGTTGTAGAAGTAAAGCCCTGGGGCCAGAAGAACCACGATTCCTAAGGTGGTGAGCCAGATTAGCTTCCGCTCCAGCCTCGGTTCCTCCGGGAGGTACTTTGCGGGATCCTTGTGGTAGCGATGGATGCTGTAGGCCAAAAAGAGGTTGACGCCAGCGTAGGCCAAACCGGTAAGAAGAAGGGAAAGAAGGATGATCTGATCTATGGAACCCCAGTTGGAGGCCAGGGGCGTAAACCACCAGGGCCGAAGGAGCGCAAGCCCAACGGCACCTGCCACCATCGCCACCAGGGCCACAACCAGAAAGGCCCGCTGCATAAGGGGTTCCCTCCTTTAGCTTAACACCCAAGTCTATCATAGGGGAAAGGGACAAATGTCCCACCCCTTTGGTCCCCTCACCTGGACAAGCCTTTATCCTTCCCCTATAATCACTAAGGCTGTTGGGCCGTTAGCTCAGCTGGCAGAGCAACCGACTTTTAATCGGTAGGTCGCAGGTTCGAATCCTGCACGGCCCACCAAGCCAGGGCCCCATCGTCTAGCGGTCAGGACGCGGCCCTCTCAAGGCCGAAACGGGGGTTCGATTCCCCCTGGGGTCACCACGGGCGGCTAGCTCAGCTGGTCAGAGCGCTCGCCTTACAAGCGAGAGGTCAGAGGTTCAAATCCTCTGCCGCCCACCACGATGGGAACGGAGAAATCCCCGGGGTCAGTCCCCGGGGTTTCGGTTTTTCTTACCCCCTGTCTACCCCTTATCCCGGTTGGGCTCCTTGCCGAACGGCAAATGGGGTTAGCATGGGGGTCTGGTCCGATGTGAGGGAAAGCTCAGGGTGGTCCTGCTTAGGCCGGGGGCAGGGTCGTGTCAAGATCTATGTGTAAGCGTTTGTGTCTGGGGGGCATACCTTTCCAGAAGCATCCGCTCCAATACCTCCTGTACCTCCACAAATCCCTTCAGCCTTCGCTCCGCCCACCTCCCTTCCTGCCGTTCCCCCTCCACGTACAGGAGCTTGTATACCGATTCCGGCCGGGGAAACTTATGGTCCCGCACCTTCGTCCCTCGCCTTATCTCCCGGATAAACCGCTCCATGAGGTTGGTGGCCCGAAGATAGGGCCAGAGGAACTAGGGGTACTCGTAAAAGCGCAACAGTGCCCCTGACCCCTCCTACCAGGTAGCCACCAGGGATGGGTACCTGCCCCCCCAAGCTTCCCTGAACCTCTCCAAGGTCCTGAGGGCCTCCGCTCGGCTCCCCGCCATATACACCTCCCGCAGGTCTTGCGCCAGCAGGCCCCTGTCCCGGGAACGCACCCGGGCCAGGCTGGAGCGAACCGTATGCACCACACACCGTTGCCATTGGGCCAGGGGATAGACCCGCCGAATCGCCGCAAGATACGCTATCGCGTGACCCTCTATTCCGGGTATCCCATCGGTGATAAAGAGCAGAACCCGCCGCAAGCCCCTGTGCTATAGCTCCCGCAAAACCTCCTCCCAAGAAACCGCATCCTCCCTGGGAAGGAGCCAGGTCAGCCGAAGGCTATCTTGCAGCCCAGAATCCACCTCTCCCCTGAGGGGGTAATCCCCAAGGCCACGTACACCACTTCCCGCTCCATCCCCAGTCCTGGTCGTGTAAGGATTTATGTGTAAGGGTCCGTGTTTAATAGGGGGGCACACCTTAGCACGAGGAGGTGCCCCGTGGACCAGGATACCTTGCGAA
This window of the Thermus antranikianii DSM 12462 genome carries:
- a CDS encoding cytochrome c oxidase subunit II produces the protein MQRAFLVVALVAMVAGAVGLALLRPWWFTPLASNWGSIDQIILLSLLLTGLAYAGVNLFLAYSIHRYHKDPAKYLPEEPRLERKLIWLTTLGIVVLLAPGLYFYNHLVHPPKETFTVEVLAQQWLWSYRYPGPDGKLGRTSIQKASPANPFGLDLEDPSARDDILVIGGPLRLPLGEPVLLLLRANDVIHSFYVPEFRIKMDVVPGMVTRIWFTPTALGQFQVVCAEYCGIGHARMLGQVLVMKPEEFQAWIKTQPSVAQSLGR